AATGTGCCTGATTGCAGTGGACCGGGGCCAGGTGAATGTAGCAAGCGGAGAACCCCCGGGGCCGAATACCATCCATTTCCACTCTTCACTGTTTTCCGTAACTCCCGACACCCAAAACCTGTTTTCGTCGTCAACGTGCAAGGCATCAACGGCCGGCCAGGTTGAAGGCATATTTTGATTTCTTAAATGGGACTGATCCTGTTCGCTGCGATCCTTCACTCTACTCATTACATCACTGCGGTCCAATGAGGCCTTCGGATATGGATAATAGATGGCCTGTTGATATTGTCCTTCCATGGAGTAGGATTTAATGAGCAGATGCTCAGACCAGGTGTGATAAAGTGTCCCGTCAGAATTCATCGCGATGAGAGACTTTCTTCCATAAGGGGCCGGAAATGCCCTCATAAAACCCTCGCCGGAAATTACAAGCCATTCGTTTGCAGGAATGGTTAAGAATGCATCCTCTTCAAACCGTTCGTCCGGGTTTAGTACGGCACTCTCCCAAACCATCTCATCGGCATCCCTGTCCCGCATAAAGGGTCCCGTAAAGAAAATGAGGTAGCTGCTGTCGGGACGGGCGAAATAGGTGTAGGGAAACCCAAACTCAACCGGGGCACTGTCTTCCGAAAAGCTGATACTGGAATGAAATTCAAGCGATTCCAGAGTGAACCGGCTTATCCGCCTTGGAGACGCATCCATCGCATGCAGAAAACCGTTTGAAATCCGCAGCGTACCCAGACTACGAAACTCTCCGGGGCCATCCCCCTCCCTGCCTAATTGTCTTATCCGGTTTCCGTCAGGGTTAAATACATGAATGACTTTTTGATCTGTATCATTTAAAAATACCCGGCCATTTTCATCAACCACGCTTGAACCGATACGCCCGATCAATACATCTTCTGTCTCACCGAACCTGGCCACACGTTCTGGGTTCAATTCGGGTACATCTTCAAACGAATCCGTAACAACGGTAACATTCTCCAGCGAAGCCACCTCTTCGGGGATCTCGACGTCGGGTGCACCGGAGCAGGAAGCCAGGAGCAGGACAAGGGCTATCAAAAAGGTACTGAGTCGAATCATGGAATTGATTATTTATGAATGGTTGTGTGTTGTCGGTGGTCAGTTGTTAGTTGCAGGGTACTTATAGTTCTTAGTTTTGAGTTTTGAGTTTGGAATTTGGAATTTGGGATTTAGGATTTGGGATTTCCCCGTCTCACGTTTGACGTTTGACGTCTGACGTCTGACGTCTGACGTTTGAAAAAATCATTTGTTGCGAAAACAGTGTTTTACCTGAGTCATACCACCGTACTATATAGATAATAAATCCAACGCCTGCAACCCGGATTTGCCGGATTCCTGCCGCCTGCAGACATCTGTCCCCGCCGTTTTTTCTTCATCACGCAAAATTTCCGCTCACGGCAGAACCAATTGGCTGTCAAAAGATTTTAACCTTTCCGTGAAATTTTATAAAAAGGTTTGAGGCTCACCCGTCTATACCTAATTACATTATACTTTTTGAGATGCCAAGTTTTTTTATTAATCTCGCTCTGCAACCAATCTTATCTCTATTCTGACTATGGGGTCACTTCTACCTGGCTACGAACACGATATTTTCGTCAGTTATCGGCATCACGATAACAAATACGACGGGTGGGTTACGGAATTTGTTGAGAGGCTTCAGCAGGAACTGAATGCAACCCTGAAGGACCGGCTGACCATCTATTTTGACAAAAACCCTGAAAGCGGGCTGAGCGACAATCATGTAGTGGACCAGTCCATCGGTAATAAGATCAAATCCCTGATCTTTATTCCGGTCATCTCCCAAACCTACTGTGATACATCATCCTTTGCATGGAAGCAGGAGTTTAAAGTATTCAAGGATTTTGCGGATAATGACCGCTTTAAACGCACCATCCGGCTTTCAAACGGCAATTTCACCTCCCGGATACTTCCCGTTAAAATACACGATATCGATGTTACCGATCTTCGGCTGCTTGAAACGGAGCTCGCGGGAACACTGCGCTCCATTGATTTTATCTACCGTGACGCCGGCGTGAACCGGCCGCTCAGGCCCGTGGATGACGACATTCAGGCGGGAACCGCACAGGCCAGGATTCTCTACAGGAACCAGATCAACAAGCTGGCCTATGCCATCAAAGAGATTGTACAGGGAATCAAGGATATTGACCGGCATCTGCCTCAGGCCGTAAATCCGTCCACACTCTCTTCTCCCGAACCGTCAAAGGGTGCCTTTTCATCCTCTCACCCGTCCGCTTCGAAGGTAAAGGTATTGGATCAGAGCGGGCCCAGCGTCTACCTGGCGTGGACTTCCAGCGACCTGAAGGAGGAGCGCGAAGAGATGGCCATTACGCTGAAAAAGGCTGGATTTAATGTACTGCCATCCACCGATTGTCCGGCCGATGACGAATCCTTTAAGGAGAAGGTTCGGGAAGACATGGCACGCTGTTCTTGTTCGCTTCACATGCTTGGCGGTGAATTCGGCAGGCGCTTCGAATTTGAAAGCGAGGTCTCCTTCCCGCAATTCCAGTTCCTGGAAGCAAGAAAAATGATTGAATCGGGCGAAACGGATTTCAACTGTTTTATCTGGATGCTGCCGGAAGCTTCGGCCGGCATCAAACCTGATCAGCGCAATTTTATCAACTTTATCCGCAACAACATTACCCAGAACATGATGTTCTCCAACAGCATGGGGCCGATGCAGCTGGTCGACGACATGCGCGTGGTGATGAAGAAAGAGGAAGAGGAGCTGTTCGACTCGAAGGATACGGAGATCTTCTTCATCTACAATCAGCAGGATGAGGCGGAAGCTAAAATTATTACCGACCACCTGAGCACGGAATACCCGGTTGAGATTATGAACATCCTGCCAGACGGTGAAGACAAGTACCGGGAGATCAGCACTCAGCAAATACCGAAGAGCAAGCTGGCGGTTGTCTATTTCAAATATGCCGCCGACTGGGCACTGCCGTTTACCAAACAGGTCTGGAAAACCGTGGGCGGTGCTTCTTCTCCCACTCCCCTGTTCCTTGTTGGAGAGGATGATCCGAGCAGCAACAGGGCGCGAAATTTCAAAGCCCCCAAAGTGGTCTCGTCAATTGTTCCAAAAGAAGAAGTACCCGCTGAGGTTAAGAAGGTGTATATCACCGTAAAGGATATGAGTTAGGTTCTGCCCTATGTTTGATGATTATCAGATTTGCCCCTATACCGGACTGCGATCCTTCACGGAGGAGGAGTCGATCTATTTCAAGGGGCGGGAAGATAACATCGAACAGGCCATCGAGCAGCTGCAGCGCAACAAGTTCCTCATGCTTACCGGTGCTTCCGGCGACGGAAAGTCTTCACTGGTGTATGCAGGCATCATCCCCAATGCACGCGCCGGTTTTCTGCGGTCCAGATATACCGATTGGGTGGTTGCTGATTTCCGCCCCGAACGCAACCCGTTTAAAAATCTCTGCAAAAGCCTTGCCGAACAGCTCGAGATTGAAAATACCGATACGGTTGAATCGGAGCTGAAACACGGGTTTTCCGCACTGATTGATCTTTACAAAAATTCTCCGCGTCACCTCGACACCGAATCTGCCGAATGGACCGGTGCCGACGATGCGGGCAAAGCGGCCCTGAAGCGAAAGTCGGCGAACCTGATGATCCTTGTTGATCAGTTCGAGGAATTCTTCACCAACCCGGAGAACTACCAGCACGGGGCTCCGTCAAGGGAGTCTAACCTGGTGCTTAACCTCCTTCTTGAAACATCGCGCATTGCCCTTGAGGAAAATCTCCCCATTTATGTGGTGTTTACGATGCGCTCCGATTTCATCGGTCAGTGTTCCGCCTTCAGGGGACTGCCGGAGTATATTGGCTTTTCCCAGTTTTTTGTTCCGCGCCTCAACCGCACTCAGCTGCAGCAGGTTATTGAGGAGCCGGCCGTTCTGAGCGGCAACCGGATTTCCCGCAGGCTTACCGAGCGCCTCATCTATGATCTGACCGAAGGTGTGGACCAGCTCCCCATTTTGCAGCACGCGCTGAACCAGATATGGCATGCCGCTGATCAGGGCAGAGAAGAGATGGACCTGATTCATTATGCAATGGTGGGCGGAATGCCGGCGGATGAACTGCCGCAGGACCAGAAGGAAAAATTTCATAATTGGTTCAACAGCCTTCCTCAGGAGATTCGGGACTGCTATCATGAACCGAGCCTGCAGAATGTACTGGATACGCATACCAATAAACTCTACCTCGAGGCCACCGAATACTACAAGCGTGAATCGGGTAAGGATATCTCTGTGGAGGACGTACGCGCCGTCATCAAAACGGCCTTTACATGTCTTACAAAAATAGACCAGAGCCGTGCCGTCCGCAACAGGATGACCCTTCAGGAGATTACCGATATTCTGAACCGTCCCGGAATGGACACGGAGCAGGTGGGTGCCGTGCTCAACATTTTCAGAGAACCCGGCAATACGTTTATACGGCCCTTTATTGCTGAAGACACGGAGGACAAAAAGCTTAAACCGGACGACGTACTCGACATCACGCATGAGAGCCTGATCCGGAACTGGCACTATCTGGAAGAGTGGGCGCTTGAGGAGTACGAGGACTACACGGTGTACCTGGATTTTGAAAAGCAGCTCAACCGCTGGGTCGACAACAATAAATCGAGCGGGTATCTGCTCTCAATCGGCCCTCTCACATTCTTTGAAAACTGGTACGAACGGGTGGAACCCAACAAGTACTGGATTTCAAGATATCTGCCGGATGAACTTGAGCGTGAAAAGAAGCTTGAAAAAGCGGAGCGGACCCTGTCGAATGCTCGGGACTTTCTCCAGCAGAGTGCCCGGCGGCATGCCGTAACCCGCACCTTTATGAAGTACGGTGCCAAAAAAATCGGTGGTGTTGTTTCCGTCATCCTGCTGCTGGGGCTGGGTGCGTATGGCGCCTGGAATGCCTACCAAAAGCAAAACAGCTCGGTACTTGAATCCATTAAGGAAGAGACCATTGCGCTCGCAAACCGGCCCAATCTTTCGCTTCAGTCTACCGTACCCCCTCTGGTCGAAATGATGATCATGGATGCAGTAACCATTCCCGAGATCCTGGAGGGAATTCATGAACAGGACCAGAAAATCAGGGTTGCCAACGGCATTGCCTCAAACCTGCTGCTTCAGGGAAGAAGCCAGCCTGCTGCGTTTACCTTTAATGCATTAAGCAAAGCAGACAGTCTGCTGAACGTATATCGTCCGGAAGCACAAAGCGTTGAAGAACTTACACAGACACTCCGGTTGCTCTACGATTTTAGCATCACCGCCGAAATGAACCATTATTATCTGCAAAGCGAGGAGTCAGCTGCATTGGTTCAATCGAATGCGGAACGCTCAGCCGAGTGGGCAATGCATATTTTAATGGAGCAACCGGAAAGTTTCTCAGATATTCAGCATCTGCATCTGGCGATTGAAAACGGCCTGAACAACCGGGTTTTCAGTGCTGAAGAGGTCAGTGAAATGCTGTCCGTGCTTTCGCCGTTTGAGCCTGGAGAGCGAAGCAGCTGGGTGATGGATAGTTACCCACCCGACAGGGTGCTGATCCGCGGAGCACAGCCCATATACGGAAACCGGCATAACGGCCTCTATCAAATGATGGCTTATCTCTATGCGGCAGCAGATGAACCGGGGCTCGCCATGCAGAGCGTTGACTCCATCCTGGTAAATCAGAGTACATTTTTTGAAAACGATTATGATTCCCACAGTGAAAATGCAACTCATATAGCCGCTGTATTCTACACGTATGATCACCTGAATGCTCTTGATAGATTTGTAGATGAATATTCATCACGTGCCAACTGGTCGCCCGCCGATTATTACAACCGCCTGGTTTCCAGAACCTATTTAGAACTATACCTGGCTGATCATTTCAATTTCTATACCGGGTCACCCCGATACTACGGTAATCCGCATCTGAAGTTCATGTCGGATGAGATGCTTACTTTCTTTTTTACCAAAATGAGAGAAGATATTCTGCAAAAAAACAATGCGGACGACAGAAACTTTAGACTGGCTCTTTCATACAAGAACGAGGGGATTTTAAAAGCATTCCGCAATGAAATCAGGATGAACCCTGCAGCAAATACATCACTTGCTTCCCTGTTTGATAAAGCCATCACACACTATCGGCGTGTTCCGGAGAGTTATCTGAACCAATCAATTACAATTCCTCTGACCTCCAGCCTGGATATTGCCTCATACCCCCGCAAGCATCTGT
Above is a genomic segment from Rhodohalobacter mucosus containing:
- a CDS encoding 6-bladed beta-propeller is translated as MIRLSTFLIALVLLLASCSGAPDVEIPEEVASLENVTVVTDSFEDVPELNPERVARFGETEDVLIGRIGSSVVDENGRVFLNDTDQKVIHVFNPDGNRIRQLGREGDGPGEFRSLGTLRISNGFLHAMDASPRRISRFTLESLEFHSSISFSEDSAPVEFGFPYTYFARPDSSYLIFFTGPFMRDRDADEMVWESAVLNPDERFEEDAFLTIPANEWLVISGEGFMRAFPAPYGRKSLIAMNSDGTLYHTWSEHLLIKSYSMEGQYQQAIYYPYPKASLDRSDVMSRVKDRSEQDQSHLRNQNMPSTWPAVDALHVDDENRFWVSGVTENSEEWKWMVFGPGGSPLATFTWPRSTAIRHIQDGFIYAYETDEETGLAEIVKYDFDL
- a CDS encoding DUF4062 domain-containing protein; the encoded protein is MGSLLPGYEHDIFVSYRHHDNKYDGWVTEFVERLQQELNATLKDRLTIYFDKNPESGLSDNHVVDQSIGNKIKSLIFIPVISQTYCDTSSFAWKQEFKVFKDFADNDRFKRTIRLSNGNFTSRILPVKIHDIDVTDLRLLETELAGTLRSIDFIYRDAGVNRPLRPVDDDIQAGTAQARILYRNQINKLAYAIKEIVQGIKDIDRHLPQAVNPSTLSSPEPSKGAFSSSHPSASKVKVLDQSGPSVYLAWTSSDLKEEREEMAITLKKAGFNVLPSTDCPADDESFKEKVREDMARCSCSLHMLGGEFGRRFEFESEVSFPQFQFLEARKMIESGETDFNCFIWMLPEASAGIKPDQRNFINFIRNNITQNMMFSNSMGPMQLVDDMRVVMKKEEEELFDSKDTEIFFIYNQQDEAEAKIITDHLSTEYPVEIMNILPDGEDKYREISTQQIPKSKLAVVYFKYAADWALPFTKQVWKTVGGASSPTPLFLVGEDDPSSNRARNFKAPKVVSSIVPKEEVPAEVKKVYITVKDMS